The window ATGCCGTGTTCTTCGCTCATCCGCGAGACGACAATCTCGGGACGATCGAGCAAGGCGCCAAACCCCTCGCCTGGCGTCCCGCGCATCGGTTCACGTCCCAGGGCCTTGCTACCACAGTCGACCACCGCCTGGCCGGGAACGGCCGTCGAAACGACGGTGCCGAGGACGGTGAACGCACAGTCCTCCCACTCACACGCACCGATCGCGGCCGTCGTGCGGTCATTGTACACATAGGTCCCGGGGCGGACTTCGGTGACGCCCGCGATTTCGTGCATCCGCCAAGCTGCGGGCGTTGAGCCACCGCTGACGATCCCGGGGGCCAAGCCGGCGTCACCGAGCACCGAGACCAGCCGCGTCAGGTCTCCGCGCAGCTGGTCCAGTGAGGCCTGCTGGGCGTCCACGTGCTCGCGAATGTGCCCCGGGTAGAACATGACCCCGGCAAAGGCCAGTGGCGCACTCGCGCGGATGTGCATGGCGAGGGCCAGCGCTTCTTCGGCGGATTGCACGCCGACGCGGTGCATCCCCATGTCGACCTCCACGAGCACCCGCACCTCCCGATCCGCCGCCCTGGCGGCGGCAGCGAGCGCATCGACGGCGATCATGGAGTCGAGCCCCACGGCCAGCCGCACTGCACGAGGCAACTGCATGACCCGGGCGAGCCTGGGGGCGCCCAGGAGCGGGTAGGCCAGCAACAGGTCGTTGGTGACCTCGGCCATGACTTCGAGTTCCCGCGGCGTGGCACAGGTGAGCCCCGCCGCCCCACGGCGCACCTGCTCGGCGGCGATGCGTGGCGACTTGTGCGTCTTGACGTGTGGGCGCAGGGACAGGCCGTGCAGGATCGTGTACGACGCCATGGCGTCGAGGTTGGTGCTCAGCCGGTCGAGGTCCACGAGCGCGCACGGCGTCTCGAGGTCCGCGAGCTGGCGCGGCCGGTCGGTGGTGTCGGGACGAATGGCACGCATGGTCACCACCAGCCCAGCAGTTTCCACCACGCCACGCCGACCGTGCCCCAGGTGCCTAACGTCACCAGGGACACGATGAACCCGAGGCGCCACCATTCCCGCTGGGTCACGTACTGGGCTCCGAAGTAGATGGGGGCGTGTGTCGTGCCATAGTGCGTGAGCGATGCGTCAAGGTTGGAGGCCGCCGCGAGGGACAACACGGCGAGCTGTGGCGGGGCGCCGGCCGCGATGGCCACGACGAGGAACGGAGTGAACATCGCCGTCGCATGGGCCGTGATGCTCGCGAAGGCGTAATGGGCGTAGAAGTAGATCACGACGAGGATCAGGAGCGCCGCCGTCCAGTCCCAGCCGGCCGTCCACCCGCCAGCGACTTCGGCGAACCGCTTCGTGACGCCCGTGTCGCCGAGGGCCTCCGCCATGCGGACGAGGCCCCCATACCAGATGAACGTATCCCATGCCTGGCGTTCGGCGAGCAGGTCGCTCCACTCGATCACCCCGGTAAGGAGCAGCGTGCAGACACCCAGCAGGGCGACCACCGCATAGTGGATCCCGTGGATCGACGGGGTCATCCAGAGGATGGCCACAAAGGCGAAGACCGCCAGCATGAGCTTCTCTCCGCGGATCATCGGGCCGATCTTGCGGAGTTCTTCACGGGCGAACGCGGTCGCGTGCGGTGTTTCCTTCACCTCGGGCGGAAAGAGGCGAAAGAGGACCCACGGCACGAGGAGCAACGCCACCAGTCCGGGAACGATCCCCCCCAGCATCCACTTGGCGTACGTCAGCTCAATGCCCGCCGCGTCCATGGCGAACTTCGCGATGATCACGTTGGACGCCTGGCCGGTGAGGAACATGGCGCACGCAATCACATCGCACTGGTACACCGTCTTCATCAGGTAGGCGCCCAGTCGACGGCGGGTGGCGCCCGGGGTGGAGTCGTACGCCTCGGAGAGGCTCCGCACGATCGGGAAGACGATCCCTCCCGCGCGCGCGCTGTTGCTGGGAACGATCGTGGCCAGGAGCGCGTCGGTCCCGACGAGAGCATAACCCAGGCCCAACGACTTGCGGCCCAGGGCGCGAATGAACAGGAAGGCGATGCGCCGACCGAGGCCGGTCTTCATGACGCCGCGCGAAATGAAGAAGGCACAGAGGACGAGCCAGACCACTGGATCGGAATACCCCTTGAGTGCCAGGGCCGGCGTCATCGTCTTCGTCACCGCCATGGCGCACACGCCAAACAGGACGACGGCGCTCGGCGGAGCAGGGCGCAGGATGCTCCCGACGATGGTCGCGAGGAAGATCGCGAAGAGCCGCCAACCCTCCGGGGTGATCCCTTCGGGCGCCCCAGCCAGGATGACCGCCAGCGCAACACCCACCACGGCGGCCCAACGCCACCAGGTCTGGTCGGCGAGGGGGGGCGAGGCGGCGGGGGTGGTCATGGGGGCGGCAATATGGAGCGCGGCACTGGCGACCGTAACCGGTGCCGTCGCACGTCCGCGCAACCATTACCGGGACCCCTGTGTCCCAAGGCTGACCTGATGGCGGGGCCGTCGGGGGGCACAACGAACCGAGCATACGGATCTTGGACGAACGCGCACTGGTGGCACGAGCGGCTGCAGGGGAGCCCGACGCGCAGCGGGCCCTCTACGACGCCCATGTCGACCGGGTCTACCGCCTGGCGTACCGCATGGCGGGCGACGACGACCTCGCGCGGGACTTCACGCAGGACACGTTCATCCGTGCCTTCGGCAAGCTGGGGGATTTTCGGGGGGAGTCCGCGTTTGGGACCTGGCTCCACACCATCACGATGTCGGTGGTGTTGAACGGGCTCCGGAAGGTCAAGCGGCTGCGGGCGCGCGAAACCGGGATGGAGGAGCTGGACACGTTAGGCACGACGACGCGTCGCGCGGATCCCGACCTTCGGGAGCGGTTGCATGGGGCCATCGACGCCCTGCCGCCCGGCTATCGCACGGTGTTCCTGATGCACGATGTGGAAGGATTCACGCATGAGGAGATCGGCCGGGCCCTCGGGATCGAGACCGGCACCTCCAAGGCGCAGCTCTTCCGGGCCCGGGCCCGGCTGCGCGAACGACTGGCCGCCTTTGCCGGAGCATGGAGCGCATGAGTGACGACGACATGTTCGACCGATGGGTGGTGGACGCGGCGGCTGAGTACAACCGGCCACCCGCGACGGTCCCGCGCGAGGCGATGTGGTCGGTGATCCGCGCCGGTGTTGCTGCCGCTCCCATCCCCGAGGCACGGCGGCTCGCTGCACGTAGCTGGACGCTTCGCCAGGTGGTGCCGCTGCTTGCTGCGGCGGCGGTCCTTGTGGCGGTGGCCTACCAGGCCGGGGTCACCACCGGCGCGCCGGGCCCGCCGGCCACGCCCCCCGTCCGCGTGAAGGCTCGGCGGTGTACGACGTGGCTACGCGTGACCTCTTCGACCGTGCCGAGCTGTTGCTGGCCACCACCCAGTCCTCGTTAGGTGGTGACACGGTTGATCCCGCTGTGACGCGATGGGCGCAAGACATGCTGTCCGAGACCCGGCTCCTGCTCGACTCCCCCGCGGCAACTGCGCCCGGTCGTCGCGCCCTGCTCGAAGACCTCGAACTGACGCTGGCCAAGGTCGTCCGCCTTTCCGGTGCGGCCAGCGCCGACGACAAGACCCTCATGGATCGCTCGTTGCGCGACGGCGACCTGCTTTCCCGCTTACGAACCTCTGTGCCCGCCCCAGTGCGCGGCACCTGACCAGGACTCTGCCATGAACCGAACCTTGCTCTCCCTGTTGCTCGGCGCCGCGATCCCGGTCGCCGCGCAACCCACCCTGTCGGACCTCGCGCGTGACGTCGTGGCCAGCACCCGCGCCCTCACCCCCGGCCTCTCGTCCCTGTCCGCCCTGAGCAGACTGTCGGCGCTGGCGAGCCTCTCTCCCCTACACGCGGACGAGCCTGACCAGGCGGCGGACTCCCTGTA is drawn from Gemmatimonadota bacterium and contains these coding sequences:
- a CDS encoding alanine racemase, which translates into the protein MRAIRPDTTDRPRQLADLETPCALVDLDRLSTNLDAMASYTILHGLSLRPHVKTHKSPRIAAEQVRRGAAGLTCATPRELEVMAEVTNDLLLAYPLLGAPRLARVMQLPRAVRLAVGLDSMIAVDALAAAARAADREVRVLVEVDMGMHRVGVQSAEEALALAMHIRASAPLAFAGVMFYPGHIREHVDAQQASLDQLRGDLTRLVSVLGDAGLAPGIVSGGSTPAAWRMHEIAGVTEVRPGTYVYNDRTTAAIGACEWEDCAFTVLGTVVSTAVPGQAVVDCGSKALGREPMRGTPGEGFGALLDRPEIVVSRMSEEHGILDLSASSWRPRVGDQVRIVPNHVCVVVHLNDTIHGVRGDQVESSWPVAARGRTP
- a CDS encoding DASS family sodium-coupled anion symporter — its product is MTTPAASPPLADQTWWRWAAVVGVALAVILAGAPEGITPEGWRLFAIFLATIVGSILRPAPPSAVVLFGVCAMAVTKTMTPALALKGYSDPVVWLVLCAFFISRGVMKTGLGRRIAFLFIRALGRKSLGLGYALVGTDALLATIVPSNSARAGGIVFPIVRSLSEAYDSTPGATRRRLGAYLMKTVYQCDVIACAMFLTGQASNVIIAKFAMDAAGIELTYAKWMLGGIVPGLVALLLVPWVLFRLFPPEVKETPHATAFAREELRKIGPMIRGEKLMLAVFAFVAILWMTPSIHGIHYAVVALLGVCTLLLTGVIEWSDLLAERQAWDTFIWYGGLVRMAEALGDTGVTKRFAEVAGGWTAGWDWTAALLILVVIYFYAHYAFASITAHATAMFTPFLVVAIAAGAPPQLAVLSLAAASNLDASLTHYGTTHAPIYFGAQYVTQREWWRLGFIVSLVTLGTWGTVGVAWWKLLGWW
- a CDS encoding RNA polymerase sigma factor yields the protein MDERALVARAAAGEPDAQRALYDAHVDRVYRLAYRMAGDDDLARDFTQDTFIRAFGKLGDFRGESAFGTWLHTITMSVVLNGLRKVKRLRARETGMEELDTLGTTTRRADPDLRERLHGAIDALPPGYRTVFLMHDVEGFTHEEIGRALGIETGTSKAQLFRARARLRERLAAFAGAWSA